One genomic segment of Juglans regia cultivar Chandler unplaced genomic scaffold, Walnut 2.0 Scaffold_645, whole genome shotgun sequence includes these proteins:
- the LOC118346052 gene encoding uncharacterized protein LOC118346052: MAALKITKKHHKHLNNPFPSTPTGLPSIRGTLFFNSKRVPSRQIFSIGEDFQILWSSNHGGYISIYHQSSPSRSIWSTIPGQAFVSAALAETEVEESRGSFVVKDGDVHLVCNDQTIEDIRVIDKFDRSLEGKYQDSPSGYPWFEQKKGMNGTKFPILLITGSIFSMKKNKRQFWKDGTAAEIQFEDKEPSTSARYWVLFEQKNSNQIGFQVMLGQSNFKLYPKPSSTVSGRYRRFRRRLGLIKKRMLGFCWYISRPRGYVIVSSAEEEIEELRVSESAQFNRVCLTYSSEANERFYGFGEQFSHVNFKGKRVPIFVQEQGIGRGDQPITFAANLVSYRAGGDYSTTYAPSPFYMTSKMRSLYLEGYDYSVFDLTRHDRVQIQVWWILQP, translated from the exons ATGGCAGCCcttaaaatcaccaaaaaacacCACAAACACCTTAATAACCCTTTCCCGTCGACCCCAACAGGCCTACCTTCCATCCGAGGAACTCTGTTTTTCAATTCCAAAAGAGTGCCTTCACGCCAAATCTTCTCGATCGGGGAGGACTTCCAGATTCTTTGGAGCTCCAATCATGGTGGttatatctcaatttatcatcaATCAAGTCCTTCTAGATCCATATGGTCTACCATACCGGGCCAAGCCTTTGTGTCTGCTGCATTAGCCGAAACGGAGGTGGAGGAAAGCAGGGGATCTTTTGTTGTGAAAGATGGAGATGTTCATTTGGTTTGTAATGATCAAACCATAGAGGACATAAGAGTGATCGATAAGTTTGATCGTTCTTTAGAGGGTAAATATCAAGATTCCCCATCTGGGTATCCGTGGTTTGAGCAGAAAAAAGGTATGAATGGCACCAAATTCCCTATTTTGCTAATAACTGGTTCGATTTTCagcatgaagaaaaataaaaggcaatTTTGGAAAGACGGAACTGCTGCAGAAATACAATTCGAGGACAAGGAACCTTCAACTTCTGCGAGGTATTGGGTTTTGTTTGAGCAGAAGAACAGTAATCAGATTGGTTTCCAAGTGATGCTCGGGCAATCAAACTTTAAGCTATACCCAAAACCCTCCTCAACAGTTTCAGGAAGATACCGGAGGTTTAGGCGGAGGCTGGGGCTGATAAAGAAACGGATGCTTGGTTTCTGTTGGTACATTTCAAGGCCGAGAGGGTATGTCATAGTTTCCTCAGCAGAGGAGGAAATAGAAGAGTTGAGAGTTTCAGAATCCGCGCAGTTCAACAGGGTCTGCTTGACCTATTCGAGTGAAGCAAATGAAAGATTCTATGGTTTTGGGGAGCAGTTCTCACACGTAAATTTCAAAGGCAAACGGGTACCTATTTTCGTTCAAGAACAAGGCATCGGAAGAGGGGATCAACCAATTACTTTTGCAGCTAACTTGGTTAGCTATAg GGCTGGTGGTGATTATAGTACAACTTATGCTCCTTCTCCATTCTATATGACGTCCAAAATGAGGTCTCTTTACCTTGAAGGATATGATTATTCCGTGTTCGATCTAACGAGGCATGATAGAGTTCAAATTCAGGTATGGTGGATCTTACAGCCATAA